One Pantoea trifolii DNA segment encodes these proteins:
- the ssuD gene encoding FMNH2-dependent alkanesulfonate monooxygenase, which yields MSVSVFWFLPTHGDGHYLGTAEGSRPVDHGYLQQIAQAADRLGFGGVLIPTGRSCEDAWLVAASLIPVTQRLRFLVALRPGVISPTQAARQAATLDRLSNGRALFNLVTGGDPEELAGDGVFLDHRERYEESAEFTRVWRRVSEGETVDYEGKHVKVRGARLMFKAVQEPRPPLWFGGSSDAAQDLAAEQVDVYLTWGEPPALVKEKIEQVRAKAAAQGRTVRFGIRLHVIVRETNEEAWQAADRLIAHLDDATIAKAQAAFARTDSVGQQRMAALHGGRRDKLEISPNLWAGVGLVRGGAGTALVGDGPTVAARMQEYQDLGIETFILSGYPHLEEAYRVGELLFPHLDLAIPEVPKPRVVQAHGEAVANDFTPQKVSQS from the coding sequence ATGAGCGTATCCGTATTTTGGTTTCTCCCGACGCACGGCGATGGTCACTATCTTGGCACAGCGGAAGGTTCGCGCCCGGTTGATCATGGTTACCTGCAACAGATTGCGCAGGCAGCGGATCGCCTTGGCTTCGGCGGCGTGCTGATCCCCACCGGCCGCTCCTGTGAAGATGCCTGGCTGGTGGCAGCATCACTGATTCCGGTGACGCAGCGTCTGCGTTTCCTCGTTGCACTGCGACCGGGCGTGATTTCGCCGACGCAAGCGGCGCGTCAGGCCGCCACGCTGGATCGTCTGTCGAATGGTCGCGCGCTGTTTAATCTGGTTACCGGCGGCGATCCGGAAGAGTTGGCCGGCGATGGCGTGTTCCTCGATCACCGCGAACGCTATGAAGAATCGGCCGAGTTTACCCGCGTCTGGCGTCGCGTTAGCGAAGGCGAAACCGTCGATTACGAAGGCAAGCATGTGAAGGTGCGCGGTGCGCGTCTGATGTTTAAAGCGGTGCAGGAACCGCGTCCGCCGCTGTGGTTTGGCGGATCGTCGGATGCCGCGCAGGATCTGGCCGCCGAGCAGGTTGATGTTTATCTCACCTGGGGCGAACCGCCCGCCTTAGTTAAAGAGAAGATTGAGCAAGTGCGCGCCAAAGCGGCAGCGCAAGGCCGCACCGTGCGCTTCGGGATTCGTCTGCACGTGATTGTGCGTGAAACCAATGAAGAAGCGTGGCAAGCGGCGGATCGCCTGATTGCCCATCTTGATGATGCCACCATTGCTAAAGCGCAGGCGGCGTTTGCGCGCACCGATTCAGTGGGCCAGCAGCGCATGGCCGCACTGCACGGTGGACGTCGCGACAAGCTGGAGATCAGCCCGAACCTGTGGGCCGGTGTCGGTCTGGTACGCGGCGGCGCAGGCACCGCGTTAGTGGGCGATGGCCCAACCGTGGCGGCGCGCATGCAGGAGTATCAGGATCTCGGCATCGAGACCTTTATTCTCTCCGGCTATCCGCATCTGGAAGAGGCTTATCGCGTGGGCGAGTTGCTGTTCCCGCACCTCGATCTGGCGATTCCGGAAGTACCGAAGCCGCGTGTGGTACAAGCGCACGGTGAAGCGGTGGCTAACGATTTCACGCCGCAAAAAGTGTCACAGAGCTAA
- the pncB gene encoding nicotinate phosphoribosyltransferase — MTGHASPILTTLLDTDAYKLHMQQAVYHRYYDVPVTAEFRCRGDELLGIYADEIRAQIETLRTLALSDDEYHYLSGLPFFQSDYLNWLRQFRLDPSQVNVRNNYGHLTIQISGPWREVILWEVPLLALISEVVHRHRTPQMGVDQAVAHLQHKLVDFRQQVGELDMSCFQLMDFGTRRRYSKAVQEAIVATLKAEFPWLVGTSNYDLARRLQLNPVGTQAHEWFQAHQQISPVLANSQRAALQSWLDEYDDQLGIALTDCITMDAFLRDFGPGFAHRYQGLRHDSGDPVEWGEKAIAHYQRLDIDPKSKTLVFSDNLNLDKALALYRHFGQRANVVFGIGTRLSCDIPGVTPLNIVIKLVSCNGKPVAKLSDSPGKTICQDKAFVRALRKAFDLPLVKRAS, encoded by the coding sequence ATGACTGGACATGCTTCCCCGATTTTGACCACGCTGCTTGATACCGATGCGTACAAGCTTCACATGCAGCAGGCCGTCTATCATCGCTATTATGATGTCCCGGTTACGGCGGAATTTCGCTGCCGTGGCGACGAACTGCTCGGTATTTATGCGGATGAGATCCGCGCACAAATTGAAACCCTGCGAACGCTCGCCCTGAGCGACGATGAGTATCACTATCTCAGCGGGCTGCCTTTCTTCCAGAGCGATTACCTTAACTGGCTGCGTCAGTTCCGCCTCGATCCTTCACAAGTCAACGTGCGTAACAACTACGGCCATCTGACGATTCAGATCAGCGGGCCGTGGCGTGAAGTGATTCTGTGGGAAGTGCCGCTGCTGGCGCTGATCAGTGAGGTGGTGCATCGCCATCGCACGCCGCAGATGGGTGTGGATCAGGCGGTTGCGCACTTGCAGCATAAGCTGGTGGATTTCCGTCAGCAGGTCGGCGAATTGGATATGTCATGCTTCCAGCTGATGGATTTCGGTACGCGTCGTCGTTACTCCAAAGCGGTGCAGGAAGCGATTGTCGCGACGCTCAAAGCGGAGTTTCCGTGGCTGGTTGGCACCAGCAACTACGATTTGGCGCGTCGCCTGCAGCTTAATCCGGTGGGTACTCAGGCGCATGAATGGTTTCAGGCGCACCAGCAAATCAGTCCAGTATTGGCGAACAGCCAACGTGCGGCACTGCAATCCTGGCTGGACGAGTATGACGATCAATTAGGTATCGCCCTGACCGACTGCATCACCATGGATGCCTTCCTGCGCGACTTTGGTCCTGGCTTTGCTCATCGTTACCAAGGCCTACGCCATGACTCTGGCGATCCGGTGGAATGGGGTGAAAAAGCCATTGCCCACTATCAGCGTCTGGATATCGATCCAAAAAGCAAAACGCTGGTGTTCTCGGATAACCTCAATCTGGACAAAGCGCTGGCGCTCTATCGTCACTTTGGCCAACGGGCCAACGTGGTGTTCGGTATCGGAACGCGCTTGTCATGCGATATTCCCGGCGTGACGCCGCTGAATATCGTGATCAAACTGGTGAGCTGCAATGGCAAACCGGTAGCAAAACTCTCCGACAGTCCCGGCAAAACCATTTGCCAGGATAAAGCCTTCGTGCGCGCCTTGCGCAAAGCCTTCGATCTGCCGCTGGTTAAAAGAGCCAGCTGA
- the pepN gene encoding aminopeptidase N — protein sequence MTQQPQIKYRHDYRAPDYTITDIDLTFDLDAASTRVTAVSQVKRIGAADAELRLDGEDLTLVSLAVDGNPWSHYREEEGALFISQLPDNFTLTIINDIHPDKNTALEGLYQSGEALCTQCEAEGFRHITWYLDRPDVLARFTTTIIADAARYPYLLSNGNKLESGRHEDGRHWVKWQDPFPKPCYLFALVAGDFDVLRDSFTTRSGRDVALEIFVDRGNLDRADWAMTSLKASMKWDEERFNLEYDLDIFMIVAVDFFNMGAMENKGLNVFNSKYVLAKAETATDKDYLGIEAVIGHEYFHNWTGNRVTCRDWFQLSLKEGLTVFRDQEFSSDLGSRAVNRIDNVRVMRGAQFAEDASPMAHPIRPDQVIEMNNFYTLTVYEKGSEVIRMMHTLLGEENFQKGMQLYFERHDGSAATCDDFVQAMEDASNVDLSQFRRWYSQAGTPILTVRDDYNPELEQYTLHVTQRTPATAEQKEKLPLHIPLDIELYDNEGKVIPLQHNGHPVHHVLNVTEEFQTFIFDNVYFQPVPSLLREFSAPVKLDYKWSDAQLTFLMRHARNDFARWDAAQSLLATYIRLNVARHQQGQPLSLPLHVADAFRAVLLDEQGDPALKALILSLPSENEIAELFDVIDPLAISAVRDALVRTLAKELSDEFFALYLANQSSEYKIEHAEIGKRTLKNVCLGYLAFADAAQADKLVQAQYQQANNMTDALAALAAAVAANLPCRDSLLAAYDERWHQDGLVMDKWFVLQATSPAADVLSNVRKLLNHRSFTMGNPNRIRSLIGAFASGNPAAFHAKDGSGYQFLVEMLTDLNTRNPQVAARMIEPLIRLKRYDADRQALMRKALETLKGLDKLSGDLYEKITKALNA from the coding sequence ATGACGCAACAGCCGCAAATTAAATATCGCCACGACTACCGTGCGCCGGATTACACCATTACCGATATCGACCTGACTTTTGATCTGGACGCGGCTTCGACGCGCGTCACGGCGGTCAGTCAGGTGAAGCGTATTGGCGCTGCCGATGCGGAACTGCGTCTGGATGGCGAAGATCTCACGCTGGTATCGCTGGCGGTGGATGGCAATCCGTGGTCGCATTACCGCGAAGAAGAGGGCGCGTTGTTCATCAGCCAGCTACCGGATAACTTCACTCTGACCATCATTAATGACATTCATCCGGATAAAAACACCGCGCTGGAAGGGTTATACCAATCTGGCGAGGCGCTCTGTACCCAATGCGAAGCCGAAGGTTTCCGCCACATTACGTGGTATCTCGATCGCCCGGACGTGCTGGCGCGCTTCACCACCACCATCATTGCCGATGCCGCGCGTTATCCTTATTTACTCTCCAACGGCAACAAGCTGGAGAGCGGTCGCCATGAAGATGGCCGCCATTGGGTGAAGTGGCAGGATCCGTTCCCGAAGCCGTGCTACCTGTTTGCGCTGGTGGCGGGTGATTTCGACGTGCTACGCGACAGTTTTACTACCCGCTCTGGCCGCGATGTGGCGCTGGAAATCTTTGTCGATCGCGGCAATCTCGATCGTGCTGACTGGGCGATGACTTCGCTGAAAGCCAGCATGAAGTGGGATGAAGAGCGCTTTAACCTTGAGTACGACCTCGACATTTTTATGATTGTCGCGGTGGATTTCTTCAATATGGGCGCGATGGAGAACAAAGGCCTCAACGTCTTCAACTCCAAATATGTACTGGCGAAAGCTGAAACCGCTACCGACAAAGATTACCTCGGTATTGAAGCGGTCATCGGTCACGAATATTTCCACAACTGGACCGGCAACCGCGTGACCTGCCGCGACTGGTTCCAGCTCAGCCTGAAAGAGGGTCTGACGGTGTTCCGCGATCAGGAGTTCAGCTCCGATCTCGGTTCGCGCGCAGTGAACCGTATCGATAACGTACGCGTAATGCGCGGTGCGCAGTTCGCGGAAGACGCCAGCCCAATGGCGCATCCGATCCGTCCGGATCAGGTGATCGAGATGAACAACTTCTACACCTTAACCGTGTATGAAAAAGGTTCAGAAGTGATCCGCATGATGCACACCTTGCTGGGCGAAGAGAACTTCCAGAAAGGCATGCAACTCTATTTCGAACGTCACGACGGCAGCGCGGCGACCTGTGATGATTTCGTGCAGGCGATGGAAGATGCGTCGAACGTTGACCTGTCACAATTCCGTCGCTGGTACAGCCAGGCTGGCACGCCAATTCTGACGGTGCGTGATGACTACAATCCAGAGCTGGAGCAATACACGCTGCACGTCACTCAGCGCACGCCGGCCACCGCCGAGCAGAAAGAGAAGCTGCCGCTGCACATTCCACTGGATATCGAACTGTACGATAACGAAGGCAAAGTGATTCCGCTGCAGCATAATGGTCATCCGGTGCATCACGTGCTGAACGTTACCGAAGAGTTCCAGACCTTTATTTTCGATAACGTTTATTTCCAGCCGGTGCCGTCGCTGCTGCGTGAATTCTCTGCGCCAGTGAAGCTCGACTACAAATGGAGCGATGCGCAACTCACCTTCCTGATGCGCCACGCACGCAACGACTTCGCGCGCTGGGACGCGGCACAAAGCCTGCTGGCAACCTACATTCGCCTCAACGTCGCGCGTCATCAGCAGGGCCAGCCGCTGTCGCTGCCGCTGCATGTGGCCGATGCGTTCCGCGCGGTATTGCTGGATGAGCAGGGCGATCCGGCGCTGAAAGCGTTGATTCTCTCGCTGCCGTCTGAAAATGAAATCGCCGAGCTGTTTGATGTTATCGATCCGCTGGCGATTTCGGCGGTGCGCGATGCGCTGGTGCGCACGCTGGCTAAAGAGTTGAGTGACGAATTCTTTGCGCTCTATCTGGCCAACCAAAGCAGCGAATACAAAATTGAGCATGCGGAGATTGGCAAGCGCACGCTGAAAAACGTCTGCCTCGGCTATCTGGCGTTTGCCGATGCGGCACAGGCCGACAAGCTGGTGCAAGCGCAATATCAGCAGGCGAATAATATGACCGACGCATTAGCGGCGCTGGCTGCAGCGGTAGCGGCGAACCTGCCGTGCCGCGATTCACTGCTGGCGGCCTATGATGAGCGCTGGCATCAGGATGGTTTAGTGATGGATAAATGGTTTGTGCTGCAAGCCACCAGCCCAGCGGCGGATGTGCTGAGCAACGTGCGTAAGCTGCTGAATCACCGTTCGTTCACCATGGGCAACCCGAACCGTATTCGTTCACTGATTGGTGCGTTTGCCTCAGGCAATCCAGCGGCGTTCCACGCCAAAGATGGCAGCGGTTATCAGTTCCTGGTGGAGATGTTGACCGATCTGAACACGCGCAACCCGCAAGTGGCTGCACGCATGATCGAGCCGCTGATTCGCCTGAAACGCTACGATGCCGATCGTCAGGCGCTGATGCGTAAGGCGCTGGAAACCTTGAAAGGGCTGGATAAGCTGTCTGGCGATCTGTACGAGAAGATCACCAAAGCGTTGAATGCGTAA
- the ssuC gene encoding aliphatic sulfonate ABC transporter permease SsuC, with protein sequence MANVKTKLSNAVLPWVLPVVLIAVWQLASQVGWLSTRILPSPENILITFWKLTASGELWQNLAISSWRAAIGFSIGGSIGLILGLITGTSRVGERLLDTSVQMLRNVPHLALIPLVILWFGIDESAKIFLVALGTLFPIYLNTYHGIRNIDRGLVEMARSYGLSGWSLFIQVILPGALPSIMVGVRFALGLMWLTLIVAETISANSGIGYLAMNAREFLQTDVVVVAIILYALLGKLADVAAQLLERVWLRWHPAYQLKENA encoded by the coding sequence ATGGCGAACGTTAAAACCAAGCTGAGTAATGCCGTGCTGCCCTGGGTTTTGCCAGTGGTGCTGATTGCGGTGTGGCAACTGGCATCGCAAGTGGGTTGGCTGTCGACGCGCATTTTGCCGTCGCCAGAAAATATCCTCATCACCTTCTGGAAACTGACTGCCAGCGGTGAACTGTGGCAAAACCTGGCGATCAGCAGCTGGCGTGCCGCCATCGGTTTCTCCATTGGCGGCTCGATTGGTTTGATTCTGGGATTGATTACCGGCACCTCGCGCGTCGGTGAACGCTTGCTGGATACCTCGGTGCAAATGCTGCGTAACGTGCCGCATCTGGCGCTGATTCCGCTGGTGATTTTGTGGTTTGGCATCGACGAATCCGCCAAAATTTTCCTCGTGGCGCTGGGCACCTTGTTCCCGATTTACCTCAACACGTATCACGGCATTCGTAACATTGATCGGGGTTTAGTTGAGATGGCGCGCAGCTACGGCTTGTCTGGCTGGAGTCTGTTCATTCAGGTGATTCTGCCGGGTGCGCTGCCTTCGATTATGGTTGGCGTACGTTTTGCCCTTGGCCTGATGTGGCTGACGCTGATTGTGGCCGAAACCATTTCCGCTAACTCCGGCATTGGTTATCTGGCGATGAACGCGCGTGAATTCCTGCAAACCGACGTGGTGGTCGTTGCCATCATTCTCTATGCCCTGCTCGGCAAACTGGCTGACGTTGCGGCACAACTGCTGGAGCGCGTCTGGTTGCGCTGGCATCCGGCTTACCAATTGAAGGAGAACGCATGA
- the ssuB gene encoding aliphatic sulfonates ABC transporter ATP-binding protein, with protein MSNVTLNPARLNRGTPVGVNGVSKQYGDRTILNNIDLHIPSGQFVAVVGRSGCGKSTLLRLLAGLESTTRGELLAGNAPLSEAREDTRLMFQDSRLLPWKKVMDNVGLGLKGREWRAAALDALEAVGLADRANEWPAALSGGQKQRVALARALIHRPGLLLLDEPLGALDALTRIEMQGLIESLWQQHNFTVLLVTHDVSEAVAIADRVLLIEEGQIGLDLNVDLPRPRRRGSARLAELEAEVLDRVMKRGSSEQPLKFAQQS; from the coding sequence ATGAGCAACGTAACCCTGAATCCGGCGCGTTTAAATCGCGGTACGCCGGTGGGTGTGAATGGCGTCAGCAAGCAATATGGCGACCGCACCATCCTGAATAATATCGATCTGCACATTCCCTCCGGACAGTTTGTCGCCGTCGTCGGTCGCAGCGGCTGCGGGAAAAGTACCTTGCTGCGTCTGCTGGCGGGACTCGAATCGACCACGCGCGGTGAGTTACTGGCTGGCAATGCGCCGTTATCCGAGGCACGCGAAGATACGCGTTTGATGTTCCAGGATTCACGCTTGCTACCGTGGAAAAAGGTGATGGATAACGTTGGGCTGGGACTGAAAGGCCGCGAATGGCGCGCCGCCGCGCTGGACGCGCTGGAAGCCGTGGGCTTGGCGGACCGCGCCAACGAGTGGCCTGCCGCGTTGTCCGGCGGACAGAAACAGCGTGTGGCGCTGGCACGTGCGCTGATTCATCGCCCAGGTTTGCTGCTGCTCGATGAGCCGCTCGGTGCGCTGGATGCGTTGACGCGCATCGAAATGCAGGGATTGATTGAGTCGCTGTGGCAACAGCATAACTTCACCGTGCTGCTGGTGACGCACGATGTCAGCGAAGCGGTGGCGATTGCCGATCGTGTGCTGCTCATCGAGGAAGGACAGATTGGCCTGGATTTGAACGTCGATTTGCCACGCCCACGCCGCCGCGGATCGGCACGTCTGGCGGAGCTGGAAGCGGAAGTGCTGGATCGGGTGATGAAGCGGGGCTCGTCGGAACAGCCGTTGAAGTTTGCGCAGCAGAGTTAA
- a CDS encoding lipopolysaccharide biosynthesis protein: protein MSIKRNAIANYVGQIYLTLSGILVVPLYIQHLGMEAYGLVGFFSILLTWLQLLDAGVSTTLMREAARYRANQAEFVWFPALFATLTKFFLCSTIVLVVLGWLATPWIATHWLDARHLPAGDVVIAVAIMVITAAIRWRTSPYRSVIVGFEHQVWLNGVNLIITTLRTFGAVLVIQFFSNPVLAFFIWQLLVSIAEAACCIYKSCQLIPKAARKEKRGDLKEVLKPFIRFALSAAFSSAVWTFISQIDRLVLSKTLPLSEYGSFTVVATAATGILLLSSPIMQAIVPRMTGMKTRKEGDAESLKLYRYTTQAVAIFMAPLSITIACYAGPLLWAWTQKSQIVDEMSFVLSLYALGSGIQAICGLLYHLQYINGNLKLHMKGFTCFAVLLVPLNIWCAVHYGALGTGWLWLGQNIFYLVGWAWLVHRRFAPGIHFTWLTRDVMLIWAVSAAIAWLSTFLPIEWNQNRWINLLWLGLIGAFNLGVCCLLHSVVLKRLRIPLFNVEERG from the coding sequence ATGTCTATAAAACGTAACGCGATTGCCAACTATGTTGGTCAAATCTATCTGACGCTGTCAGGTATTTTGGTTGTACCACTTTATATTCAACACTTAGGAATGGAAGCCTACGGTTTAGTGGGCTTCTTTTCGATCTTATTAACCTGGCTGCAATTACTGGATGCCGGTGTTTCTACTACCTTAATGCGGGAAGCGGCGCGTTATCGTGCTAATCAGGCGGAGTTCGTCTGGTTCCCGGCGCTGTTTGCCACGCTGACCAAATTCTTCCTGTGCTCCACCATTGTGCTGGTGGTATTGGGTTGGCTGGCAACGCCATGGATTGCCACGCACTGGCTGGATGCACGTCATCTGCCTGCGGGTGATGTGGTGATTGCCGTGGCGATTATGGTGATCACCGCCGCGATTCGCTGGCGCACCAGTCCGTATCGCAGCGTGATTGTCGGCTTCGAACATCAAGTGTGGCTGAACGGCGTCAACTTGATCATCACCACCTTGCGCACTTTCGGCGCGGTGCTGGTAATCCAGTTCTTCTCCAATCCGGTATTGGCGTTCTTTATCTGGCAGCTGCTGGTGTCGATTGCTGAAGCGGCCTGCTGTATCTACAAATCCTGCCAGCTGATTCCCAAAGCGGCGCGCAAAGAGAAGCGCGGCGATCTGAAAGAGGTGCTGAAACCCTTTATTCGCTTTGCCCTCAGCGCGGCATTCTCCAGTGCGGTGTGGACCTTTATTTCGCAAATCGACCGATTGGTGCTCTCCAAAACGTTGCCGCTGAGCGAATACGGTTCGTTTACCGTGGTGGCGACGGCCGCGACCGGCATTTTGCTGCTCAGCAGCCCGATCATGCAGGCGATTGTGCCACGCATGACCGGCATGAAAACCCGTAAAGAGGGCGATGCGGAGTCGCTGAAACTCTATCGCTACACCACGCAGGCGGTGGCCATCTTTATGGCGCCGCTCAGCATTACTATTGCCTGTTACGCCGGCCCGCTGCTGTGGGCATGGACGCAGAAGAGTCAGATTGTTGATGAGATGTCGTTTGTTCTCAGCCTGTACGCATTGGGCAGCGGCATTCAGGCCATCTGTGGCTTGCTCTATCACCTGCAATACATCAACGGCAACCTCAAGCTGCACATGAAAGGCTTCACCTGCTTTGCCGTGCTGCTGGTGCCGCTCAACATCTGGTGTGCCGTTCACTACGGCGCATTGGGTACCGGTTGGTTGTGGCTGGGACAAAACATCTTCTATCTGGTGGGTTGGGCATGGTTGGTGCATCGCCGCTTCGCGCCGGGCATTCATTTCACCTGGTTAACCCGCGACGTGATGCTGATTTGGGCGGTTTCCGCCGCCATCGCCTGGTTGAGCACTTTCTTGCCTATCGAGTGGAATCAAAATCGCTGGATCAACCTGCTGTGGCTCGGCTTGATTGGCGCCTTCAATCTTGGTGTCTGCTGCCTGCTGCACAGCGTGGTGTTGAAGCGTCTCAGAATTCCGTTGTTTAACGTTGAGGAAAGAGGATGA
- the ssuE gene encoding NADPH-dependent FMN reductase, which translates to MRIITLAGSPRYPSRSTALLSLCQHALEARGVDVIPWNIHNFQPEDLLYARFDSPALAALKADLALADGVIVATPIYKASFSGALKTLLDLLPERALEHKVVLPLASGGSASHLLAVDYALKPVLNALKAQEVLHGVFATDSQITDYDRQPLLDPLLSQRIDEALDTFWHALHRRHQPYAQAV; encoded by the coding sequence ATGCGGATTATTACGCTGGCGGGCAGCCCTCGCTACCCTTCACGCTCTACTGCGCTGCTGAGCCTTTGCCAGCACGCGCTGGAAGCACGCGGCGTTGACGTGATTCCGTGGAATATTCACAACTTCCAGCCTGAAGATTTGCTCTATGCACGCTTCGATTCACCTGCCTTAGCCGCGTTGAAAGCCGATTTGGCGCTGGCGGATGGGGTGATTGTCGCCACGCCTATTTATAAGGCTTCGTTTTCCGGCGCACTGAAAACCCTGCTCGATCTACTGCCAGAGCGCGCGCTGGAGCATAAAGTGGTGCTGCCACTGGCAAGCGGCGGCAGCGCGTCACATCTGCTGGCGGTGGATTACGCGCTGAAGCCGGTGCTGAATGCGCTGAAGGCGCAGGAAGTGTTGCACGGCGTGTTCGCCACTGACAGCCAGATTACTGATTACGATCGCCAGCCGCTGCTCGATCCGCTGCTGTCGCAACGCATTGACGAGGCGCTGGATACCTTCTGGCACGCGCTGCATCGTCGCCACCAACCTTACGCACAAGCGGTATAA
- a CDS encoding glycosyltransferase: MMSSHRIPTVSVIIPNWNCAPWLPEAMSSLLRQSSPPEQIIVIDDGSSDSSVAWLTAFAAQHPQVMLLSGERGGVSAARMKGLAVATGDFVYFMDADDFVSTDLFADFRRVQARHEDIDLFCFGAKMFFDLPAAQRHYQTIHQRHVSGLLPGGSTSLRTLMQHQSAHRVVWSSIISRRLIDQLALQFLPIQNHEDAPYMFALYLQARNIYCTSQSYYYKRFMVTSLSQSTRDFSYVKNYFIARQSSEQFLREQQLPVDAALLDSYYQTVMHSCLAQIRKNHMVIPTDWQPQVNQLVRNVLQHSARLKLMWYCPTIYSGLQACREQLGRYSARR; encoded by the coding sequence ATGATGTCATCTCACCGTATCCCTACGGTTTCGGTCATCATACCGAACTGGAATTGCGCGCCCTGGCTGCCAGAAGCGATGAGTTCTTTGTTGCGGCAGTCATCGCCGCCGGAACAGATCATTGTTATCGACGATGGCTCCAGCGACAGCAGCGTGGCCTGGCTAACGGCGTTTGCGGCCCAGCACCCGCAGGTGATGCTGCTGAGCGGCGAGCGCGGCGGCGTCAGCGCGGCGCGTATGAAAGGGCTCGCTGTAGCAACCGGCGATTTTGTTTACTTCATGGATGCGGATGATTTTGTCTCCACCGACTTGTTTGCCGACTTCCGTCGCGTGCAGGCGCGCCATGAGGATATTGACCTGTTCTGCTTTGGCGCAAAGATGTTCTTCGATCTGCCCGCCGCGCAGCGCCACTATCAAACCATTCACCAGCGTCATGTCAGTGGATTATTGCCCGGCGGCAGCACCAGCTTGCGTACGCTGATGCAGCATCAGTCGGCGCACCGCGTAGTGTGGAGCAGCATCATTTCGCGTCGCTTGATTGATCAACTGGCGCTGCAGTTTCTGCCGATCCAGAACCATGAAGATGCACCGTACATGTTCGCGCTCTATCTGCAGGCGCGTAATATTTATTGCACTAGCCAAAGCTACTACTACAAACGCTTTATGGTGACCTCGTTGTCGCAGAGCACGCGCGATTTTTCCTATGTGAAAAACTACTTCATTGCGCGCCAAAGCAGCGAACAATTCCTGCGTGAACAGCAACTGCCGGTGGATGCGGCCTTGCTGGATAGCTATTACCAAACGGTGATGCACAGCTGTCTGGCGCAGATCCGCAAAAATCATATGGTGATCCCGACAGACTGGCAGCCGCAGGTGAATCAGCTGGTGCGCAATGTGTTGCAGCACAGCGCGCGTCTGAAGCTGATGTGGTATTGCCCGACGATTTACAGTGGCCTGCAGGCGTGTCGTGAACAGCTTGGCCGCTATTCTGCACGACGCTGA
- a CDS encoding sulfonate ABC transporter substrate-binding protein — protein MKRILTGLLMPAVAALLTLSVNAQAADAPEQLRIGYQKGSVSMVLAKTHKLLEQRFPHTNIKWVEFPAGPQMLEALNVDSIDLGSTGDIPPLFAQAAGADLLYVGSEPPKPQAEVILVPKDSPIHSVAELKGHKVAFQKGSSSHNLLLRALEQAGLSFKDIQPTYLTPADARAAFQQGDVDAWAIWDPYYSAALLQGNVRVLADGSKLNQTGSFYLATRKYTEANGAFVQQVLNTFSDADALTRSQRDQSIDLLANAMGLPKPVIASYLDHRPPTTITPVSAHTAQAQQQTADLFYANHLMPVKVNIADRIWHPQSAQPKGN, from the coding sequence ATGAAAAGGATATTGACGGGTTTACTTATGCCAGCCGTAGCGGCACTGCTCACCTTGAGCGTGAATGCACAGGCTGCCGATGCACCCGAACAGTTGCGCATCGGTTATCAGAAAGGCTCGGTGAGCATGGTTTTAGCGAAAACCCACAAGCTGCTGGAGCAGCGCTTCCCGCATACCAATATAAAGTGGGTAGAATTCCCGGCGGGCCCGCAGATGCTCGAGGCGCTTAACGTCGATAGCATCGATTTGGGCAGCACCGGCGACATCCCGCCGCTGTTTGCCCAAGCTGCGGGTGCCGATCTGCTTTATGTCGGTTCGGAACCGCCGAAGCCACAGGCCGAAGTGATTCTGGTGCCGAAAGATAGCCCGATTCACAGCGTGGCCGAACTGAAAGGTCATAAAGTGGCGTTCCAGAAAGGCTCCAGCTCGCACAACTTGCTGTTGCGGGCGCTGGAACAGGCCGGATTGAGCTTTAAAGATATCCAGCCAACCTATCTGACGCCCGCCGATGCACGCGCCGCGTTCCAGCAAGGTGACGTCGATGCCTGGGCGATTTGGGATCCTTACTACTCAGCCGCCCTACTGCAAGGCAACGTGCGCGTGCTGGCCGATGGCAGCAAACTCAATCAAACCGGTTCCTTCTATTTAGCCACGCGCAAATACACCGAGGCGAACGGCGCCTTCGTGCAGCAGGTACTGAATACCTTCAGCGACGCCGATGCATTAACGCGCAGTCAGCGCGACCAGAGTATCGATCTGCTGGCAAACGCCATGGGCTTACCGAAACCGGTGATCGCCAGCTATCTCGACCATCGTCCACCCACCACCATTACGCCGGTCAGCGCCCATACCGCGCAGGCCCAACAGCAAACGGCCGATCTGTTTTATGCCAATCATCTGATGCCGGTCAAAGTGAATATCGCTGACCGCATCTGGCATCCACAATCCGCCCAGCCCAAAGGAAATTAA